One stretch of Pomacea canaliculata isolate SZHN2017 linkage group LG1, ASM307304v1, whole genome shotgun sequence DNA includes these proteins:
- the LOC112553296 gene encoding LOW QUALITY PROTEIN: pre-mRNA-splicing factor RBM22-like (The sequence of the model RefSeq protein was modified relative to this genomic sequence to represent the inferred CDS: deleted 1 base in 1 codon), translated as MAMSKSANTYNRQNWEDSEFPILCQTCLGDNPYIRMTKEKYGKECKTCGRPFTVFRWCPGARMRFKKTEVCQTCSKVKNVCQTCLLDLEYGLPVQVRDSALKLQESMPKSDVNKEYYTQNMEREIANTDGISPVGALTGKAQTPSDMLLKLARTTPYYKRNRPHICSFWVKGECKRGEECPYRHEKPTDPDDPLADQNIKDRFHGINDPVAEKLLGRYNSMPKLEPPEDKTVTTLYVGNLGDKVGEKEIRDHFYQFGEIRSINIVIKQQCAFVQFTSRSSAEAAADKSFNKLIINGRRLNIKWGRSQAQQSMVRKDNMEGDLPLEPVPGLPGALPMPPEELANNFFNLGGGPSPAMPPRGMSPRGPPPMHPFGMPIRGPFPPGMHLPPPPPGVMPMRPPPGMPPRPSGPAPVHYPSQDPTRMGAVASASKS; from the exons acaaaggaaaaatatgGCAAGGAGTGCAAGACATGCGGCCGACCCTTCACAGTGTTCCGTTGGTGTCCTGGGGCCCGAATGCGATTCAAGAAAACTGAGGTGTGTCAGACTTGCAGCAAAGTGAAAAACGTCTGCCAGACCTGCCTCTTAGATCTAGAATATG GTTTACCTGTCCAAGTGCGTGACTCAGCCTTGAAGCTACAAGAAAGCATGCCGAAGTCTGATGTTAATAAAGAATACTACACTCAAAACATGGAGAGAGAG ATTGCCAATACTGATGGAATTTCGCCTGTAGGAGCTCTGACAGGCAAAGCACAAACACCTAGTGACATGCTG TTGAAACTGGCCAGAACAACTCCCTATTACAAACGAAATCGGCCTCACATTTGTTCTTTTTGGGTAAAAGGTGAATGCAAAAGAGGCGAGGAGTGTCCGTATAg ACACGAAAAACCAACTGATCCTGACGATCCATTGGCCGATCAGAACATTAAAGACAGGTTCCATGGCATCAATGATCCAGTAGCAGAGAAGCTTCTAGGTCGCTACAATTCCATGCCAAAGCTGGAGCCACCAGAAGATAAAACAGTTACCACTCTATATGTTGGCAACCTTGGCGACAAAGTTGGGGAAAAAGAAATCAG AGACCATTTCTACCAGTTTGGGGAAATTCGATCCATCAACATAGTGATTAAACAGCAGTGTGCATTTGTACAATTCACATCTCGCTCATCTGCTGAGGCAGCCGCTGACAAGTCTTTTAATAAGCTGATCATAAATGGACGTCGGCTTAATATCAAGTGGGGGCGATCGCAAGCACAACAGTCCATGGTTCGGAAAGATAATATGGAAGGCGATCTTCCTTTGGAGCCAGTTCCTGGTCTTCCAGGAG CTCTACCAATGCCTCCCGAAGAGTTGGCAAATAATTTCTTCAATCTTGGGGGAGGTCCTTCACCAGCTATGCCTCCTCGGGGCATGTCTCCACGAGGTCCCCCACCCATGCACCCGTTTGGCATGCCTATACGTGGACCATTTCCACCAG GTATGcacctcccaccaccaccacctggtGTAATGCCCATGCGACCTCCACCTGGAATGCCACCTCGACCATCTGGACCTGCCCCTGTTCACTATCCTTCTCAGGATCCAACCAGAATGGGCGCTGTTGCCTCAGCCTccaaaagttaa